One genomic window of Planctomycetota bacterium includes the following:
- a CDS encoding DUF4965 domain-containing protein, whose protein sequence is MRLAHATLILVMVVLVPASACRAAAASEPTAKPCRPPSVPLVTCDPYFSIWSPADRLTDAETVHWTGNPHRLHSLVRVDGKTFRLMGEEPRNLPAATQESVDVLPTRTIYKAVADTVRVTLTFTTAMLPDDLDILSRPVTYVTWTAAATDGKEHAVAVYFDAAAEIAVNVPGEQVVWSQQKIGDLAALRIGSKDQPVLAKSGDNQRINWGYLYVAALPGPMASQAIVSSSAAQGAFAGGQKFSADDTRQPRAAEDDCPVAAVALDLGKVGAAGVSGTVMTAYDDIYSIEYFQQPLRPYWRRSGAEAADLLKAAAAEFPALAKRCEAFDAELMADFRKAGGEPYARLAALAYRQCFAGNKLAADSSGQPLLFPKECFSNGCIATVDVIYPMAPQFILFGPTLTKATLQHILDYANSPRWKFPFAPHDLGQYPKANGQRYGGGERSEANQMPVEETGNMLLILGSLAKMEGKADYAARYWPLLAKWAEYLKDKGFDPENQLCTDDFAGHLAHNVNLSAKAIAALGAYAMLCDMKGEKDRAATYLRLARQFAAKWAKEADDGDHFRLAFDKPGTWSQKYNLVWDKILGLGLFPDAVLRKEMAFYKKTQKRYGLPLDNRQPYTKLDWTLWTACLTGDRADFDALVAPVYDFLNETPDRIPMTDWFMTDTGKKRGFQARPVVGGLLIRMLYDGEAWKKWAGRDKRPAGQWAPFPSPPTTAEIVPTSREKPAQ, encoded by the coding sequence TCTGAGCCGACGGCCAAGCCCTGCCGGCCGCCGTCGGTCCCGCTGGTGACGTGCGACCCGTATTTCAGCATCTGGTCGCCCGCCGACCGGTTGACCGACGCCGAGACCGTCCACTGGACCGGCAACCCCCACCGCCTGCACAGTCTCGTGCGGGTCGATGGCAAGACCTTCCGCCTCATGGGCGAAGAGCCGAGGAACCTGCCCGCCGCGACCCAGGAAAGCGTGGACGTCTTGCCCACCCGCACGATCTACAAGGCCGTGGCCGACACCGTCCGCGTGACGCTTACGTTCACGACGGCCATGCTGCCCGACGATCTCGACATCCTTTCCCGCCCGGTCACGTACGTCACGTGGACGGCGGCGGCGACGGACGGCAAGGAACACGCCGTCGCGGTGTATTTCGACGCGGCGGCCGAGATCGCCGTCAACGTGCCCGGCGAACAGGTCGTGTGGTCGCAGCAGAAGATCGGCGACCTTGCGGCCCTGCGGATCGGCTCGAAGGACCAGCCGGTCCTCGCCAAGAGCGGCGACAACCAGCGGATCAACTGGGGGTATCTCTACGTGGCGGCGTTGCCGGGCCCGATGGCGAGCCAGGCGATCGTTTCGTCCTCGGCCGCCCAGGGCGCTTTTGCCGGAGGCCAGAAGTTTTCCGCGGATGACACCCGCCAGCCGCGCGCCGCCGAGGACGACTGCCCCGTAGCCGCCGTCGCCCTCGACCTGGGCAAGGTGGGCGCCGCCGGGGTGTCGGGCACCGTGATGACGGCCTACGACGACATCTACTCCATCGAGTACTTCCAGCAACCGCTCCGCCCGTACTGGCGGCGGAGCGGCGCCGAGGCGGCCGATCTCCTGAAAGCAGCCGCCGCCGAATTCCCGGCCCTGGCCAAGCGGTGCGAGGCGTTCGATGCGGAACTCATGGCCGACTTCAGAAAGGCCGGCGGCGAACCCTACGCCCGTCTGGCCGCGCTCGCCTACCGGCAGTGCTTTGCGGGCAACAAACTGGCGGCCGACTCAAGCGGCCAGCCGCTCTTGTTCCCGAAGGAATGCTTCTCAAACGGCTGCATCGCCACGGTGGACGTGATCTATCCGATGGCCCCGCAGTTCATCCTGTTCGGCCCCACGCTGACCAAGGCCACCCTCCAGCACATCCTGGACTACGCCAACTCGCCGCGATGGAAGTTCCCCTTCGCGCCGCACGACCTGGGCCAGTACCCCAAGGCCAACGGCCAGCGCTACGGCGGCGGCGAAAGGTCCGAGGCCAACCAGATGCCCGTCGAGGAAACCGGCAACATGCTCCTCATCCTGGGGTCCCTGGCGAAGATGGAAGGCAAGGCCGACTACGCCGCGCGGTACTGGCCGCTCCTCGCCAAATGGGCCGAGTACCTCAAGGACAAGGGCTTCGACCCCGAGAACCAGTTGTGCACCGACGACTTTGCCGGGCACCTGGCCCACAACGTGAACCTGTCAGCCAAGGCGATTGCGGCCCTCGGCGCCTATGCCATGCTCTGCGACATGAAAGGCGAGAAGGACCGCGCCGCCACCTACCTGCGGCTGGCCAGACAGTTCGCGGCCAAGTGGGCCAAGGAGGCCGACGACGGCGACCACTTCCGCTTGGCGTTCGACAAGCCCGGCACCTGGAGCCAGAAGTACAACCTCGTCTGGGACAAGATTCTCGGCCTCGGCCTGTTCCCCGACGCCGTGCTCCGCAAGGAGATGGCGTTCTACAAGAAGACCCAGAAGCGTTACGGCCTGCCCCTGGATAACCGCCAGCCCTACACCAAACTCGACTGGACGCTCTGGACGGCCTGCCTGACGGGCGACCGGGCCGATTTCGACGCCCTCGTCGCCCCCGTGTACGATTTCCTCAACGAGACGCCCGACCGCATCCCGATGACCGACTGGTTCATGACCGACACGGGCAAGAAGCGCGGCTTCCAGGCCCGGCCGGTGGTGGGCGGCCTTCTCATCCGGATGCTGTACGATGGCGAGGCGTGGAAGAAATGGGCGGGCCGCGACAAGCGCCCGGCGGGCCAGTGGGCGCCCTTCCCGAGCCCGCCGACGACCGCGGAGATCGTTCCCACCTCGCGAGAGAAACCGGCCCAGTAG